A single window of Camarhynchus parvulus chromosome 9, STF_HiC, whole genome shotgun sequence DNA harbors:
- the ABCC5 gene encoding multidrug resistance-associated protein 5 isoform X6, translating to MKDIDIGKEYIIPSPGYRSVRERADSVQHEEQEEPNFQHSKLKIECQDALEAAARAEGLPLDISVHSQLRMLDEEHHKGKYHHGLNALKPIRTTSKHQHPVDNAGLFSSMTFSWLTPLAHRAYKKGELFMDDVWSLSRHESSDVNCRRLERLWQEELKENGPDDASLRRVVWIFCRTRLILSIVCLMITQLAGFSGPHFQDGCFLRQDEAFLLARATAKSKGKVMFIPWECLRQPSSLYQPLRNSHRSSFPP from the exons ATGAAAGACATCGACATAGGAAAAGAGTACATTATACCCAGTCCTGGGTATAGGAGTGTGAGGGAGAGAGCTGACTCGGTGCAGCATGAAGAGCAGGAAGAGCCTAATTTTCAGCATTCTAAACTTAAG ATTGAATGCCAGGATGCCTTGGAAGCAGCAGCTCGGGCAGAGGGCCTGCCACTGGACATCTCTGTGCATTCCCAGCTGAGAATGCTGGATGAAGAGCATCACAAGGGCAAATACCACCATGGTCTGAATGCACTGAAACCCATACGGACCACTTCCAA ACACCAGCACCCGGTTGATAatgctgggcttttttcctccatgacCTTCTCCTGGCTCACTCCTTTGGCCCACAGAGCATACAAGAAAGGGGAATTGTTTATGGATGATGTATGGTCTTTATCAAGGCATGAGTCTTCAGATGTCAACTGCAGAAG GCTGGAAAGATTGTGGCAGGAAGAACTAAAAGAAAATGGGCCTGATGATGCTTCTCTCCGGAGGGTTGTGTGGATTTTCTGCCGCACCAGGCTCATCCTTTCCATAGTGTGTCTGATGATCACGCAGCTCGCGGGTTTCAGTGGACCA cattttcaggatGGCTGTTTTCTGCGTCAGGATGAGGCATTCCTGCTGGCCAGAGCCACCGCCAAGAGCAAAGGTAAGGTAATGTTTATTCCATGGGAATGCTTAAGACAGCCCAGCAGCTTGTACCAACCACTACGTAATAGCCACAGGAGCTCTTTCCCCCCTTAG